One Streptomonospora salina genomic window, GCCGGACCCGCGCACCGCCGACCGCTTCAGCGTCCCCGACGGCTGGCGCTTGGGCCCACCGGCCTGGACCGTGTGGCGGCTGCGCTCGGCCCGGCACGGCGCCGCCGCCGTCCGCGTCCGGCGGCGCCCCGCCCCCGAGCCGACCGGCGCCGCCGACCCGCGGAACCCGCCCGTCCCCGCCCTCCTGCCCGAGGACGGCGCCGGCGCGCGCACCCTCGGCTACGAGGTCGGCATCGACGGCGCCCCCGCTGTGGCCGTCGACGCAGCCCGCTCCCCCGACGGCCGCACCCTGACCGTCGCGCTGCGCTCGCGGACGCTGCGCTACGCCCGCGCCGCCGAAGCCTCCGGGCTGTGGCTGGGCCGCGGCGGCGCGGCGTGGCACTTCCGCGACGATCCCGTCCTCGCGCCGGCCCGCGGCGCCGGCGCGGCGGGCGACGGCTCGGTGCGCAGCCCCATGCCCGGCACCGTCCTGTCGGTCGCCGTCGCCGAGGGCGACTACGTCAGCGCCGGCGCCCCCGTAGTCGTCGTCGAGGCGATGAAGATGGAGCACACCGTCACCGCGCCCGCCGACGGCACGGTCGCCGAACTGCCCGTGCGTCCGGGCCGCCCGGTGGCCATGGACGCCCTGCTGGCCCGCATCGCGCCGGAGTCCGAGCACACCCCGCCCGGCCTCGGCGCCCCCGGCTCCGCATCCACCACATCCGAGGAGTAGCCATGGCCCACGGGCTGTCCGCCGAGTACGAAGACCTGCGCCGCACCGTCGAGGATTTCGCCCGCACCGAAGTGGCGCCGGTCATCGGCGACTACTACGAGCGCGGCGCCTTCCCCTACGGCATCGTCGCCGGTATGGGCAGCATGGGCCTGTTCGGCCTGCCGTTCCCGGAGGAGTACGGCGGTATGGGCGGCGACTACTTCGCGCTGTGTCTGGCGCTGGAGGAACTGGCCCGCGTCGATTCCTCGGTCGCGATCACCCTGGAGGCCGGGGTCTCGCTCGGCGCCATGCCCATCCACCGGTTCGGCAGCGATGCGCAGCGCCGCGCCTGGCTGCCGCGCCTGTGCTCGGGCGAGGCGCTGGGCGCCTTCGGCCTGACCGAGCCCGGCGGCGGGTCCGACGCCGGCGCGCCCCGCACCACCGCGCGGCTGGAGGGGGGCGAATGGGTCGTCGACGGCACCAAGTCGTTCATCACCAACTCCGGGACCGACATCACGGCCCTGGTCACCGTCACCGCGGCCACGGGGGTCAAGCCCGACGGCCGCCCGGAGATCTCGGCGGTCCTGATCCCGTCGGACACGCCGGGCATGTCGGTGGGCCAGCACTATTCCAAGGTCGGCTGGAACGCCTCCGACACCAACGAACTGGTGTTCGACGGCTGCCGGGTCCCCGAGGAGAACCTGGTGGGCGAGCGCGGCCGCGGCTACGCGCAGTTCCTGCGCATCCTCGACGAAGGCCGGATCGCCATCGCGGCGCTGGGCGTGGGCCTGGCGCAGGGGTGCGTCGACGAGAGCCTGCGCTACGCCGGCGAGCGCGAGGCGTTCGGCAACGCCATCGGCTCCTACCAGGCGATCCAGTTCACCATCGCCGACATGGAGGCGCGGGTCCACACCGCCCGTCTCGCCTACTACGACGCCGCTTCGCGCATGCTGGCCGGCGAGCCGTTCAAGAAGCAGGCCGCGATCGCGAAGCTGGCCTCGTCCAACGCCGCCATGGACAACGCCCGCGACGCGACGCAGATCTTCGGCGGCTACGGGTTCATGAACGAATACCCGGTGGGCCGGTTCTACCGCGACGCCAAGATCCTGGAGGTCGGCGAGGGGACGTCGGAGATCCAGCGGATGCTCATCGCCCGGGAGCTGGGCCTGCCCGCCTGAGGCCGCCCCGGTGCGGCGGCCGCTGCGTGGTGTGGTCGCCGCCGCCTCCCCGTGCCCTGAAGGCTAGGCGCCGCCGAGGGCCCTCCCCCGCGCCGCTTCGGCTTCGATCAGGGGCACGGCGGCGGCCGCTGCGTGGTGTGGTCGCCGCCGCCTCCCCGTGCCCTGAAGGCTAGGCGCCGCCGAGGGCCCTCCCCCGCGCCGCTTCGGCTTCGATCAGGGGCACGGCGGCGGCCGCTGCGTGGTGTGGTCGCCGCCGCCTCCCCGTGCCCTGAAGGCTAGGCGCCGCCGAGGGCCCTCCCCCGCGCCGCTTCGGCTTCGATCAGGGGCACGGCGGCGGCCGCTCCCTCCTCGCTGCGCACGAGATCGGCGGTGCGGCGGGCCGTCTCCCGGTTGCCTGCGGCCCGCCGGATCCGCTCGGCGAGCGCAGCGGCGGTGACCCTGCCGGCGGGCAGCGGCTCGGGTCCGAGGCCGGCGGCGTGCACACGCTCGGCCCAGAAGCGCTGCTCCCGGTGGAACGGGCACACGATCTGCGGGCGCCCCGCGGCCAGCGCCGCGCCGGCGACCCCGGCGCCGCCGGCGTGGACGACGGCCGACACGCGCGGGAAGAGCCAGTCGTGCGGGACCTCCCGCACGACCAGGACGTCCTCGCCCTCGGCCGCCTCGGCGAGGCCGCCCCATCCGGTCGCGAGCACCGCGCGTGCGCCGGCGCTCCGCACGGCCGCGACGACCTCCCGGCCCAGCCCGGCAGGGTCGCTGCCGGGCATGGAGCCGAACCCGGCGAACACGGGAGGGTCTCCTGCGGCGAGGAAATCCGTCAGCCGCTCCGGCGGCGTCCAGTCGGCGGGCGCGGGCAGGAACCAGTGCCCGGTGGTGTGCACCCATTCGGGGTGGTCGGCGGGGGCGGGGACGAGGTGGCGGCTGAACGCCTGAAGCAGCGGCGCGGCCGAACCGTCGGGCCTGCGCAGCACGCGGTGCCTGCCGGGGCGGCGCGGCAGGCCCAGCCGGCGCCCGCGCCAGTCGTCCTCCGTCCCCGCGTAGGAGCGCAGCACGAGGGTGTTGAAGCGGTGGCTCGCCCGGTTCAGCGCGCGCGGAACGGGCACCGGAAGCATGGGATTGGGGAACGCCGCGGTGGGCACCCAGAACGGCTGCAGCGCCGCCGGAACGGAGGCAACCCCCAGGTACTCGGCGATGTGGTGGCCCGGATAGCCCATCCCGTGCACCACCACGTCGGCGACGAACAGGTCGGCGGCCGCGGCCATGTCGTCGAGCACCCGCACCATATCGGCTTTGGCCCGGCGGATGATGTTCAGCATCGCACCGGCCTCCCGCAGTCTGCCGCGGCCCCCGCCCGCGCCGCCGACGTCCCCGAGGAGCTGCCGGTCCTCAAGCATGCGGAGGGGCCCGTCGTCCAGCGGCGCGAACGGGACACCGTGCTCGGCGGCGAGGGCGGCGGACGACTGCGGGGCCGCCAGCAGGGCCTCGTGTCCGGCGGCCTCCAGGGCCTTCGCGAGCGCCGCGAACGGCTGGACGTCGCCGCGTGTGCCGTGGGTGAAGATGAGGACCCGCATCGTGGGGCTCCGGTTCGCGTGGGTGCCGTGTCCGACCGCGGACCCGGCGCGCGCGCCGGTGCTCCGCACCACACACCATCGTACTCGATTTTCAGAATTTTCTGAATACTCGGATTCGACGAAGACGTCGGTATCATCGGGGTGAACAGCGGAACCGGGGAGGAGCCGACTTGTCCACAGCAGAGGAGCGCCGGGAGGCGACCGAGCAGCTCGCGCTGGTCCTGAGCGAGCACGGGATGCAGCGCATGACCGCACGGGTGATGGCGGCCGTCATCTTCGCCGAGCAGCCCGCACTGACCCAGGGCGACCTCGCCGCGGAGCTCTCCGTCAGCACCGGGTCGGTGTCGGGCGCGGTCACCATGCTGACGTCGGTGGGGCTGGTGGAGCGCGTCCCTGCGGCGGGCAGCCGCCGCGACCACTACCGGCTGCGCGACGACGCGTGGGCGCGGCTGTTCAGCAAGCAGAACGAGGTCGTCGCAGCGCTGCTGCGGATGGCCGAGCACGGCGTCGAGGTCACCGCGGAGGACGGCTTCGCGCAGCCCCGGCTGGAGGAGATGCGCGACTTCTACGCGTTCATGCTCGGCGAGTTCCCGGCGCTGATCGAACGCTGGCGCGAGCAGCGGGCGGCGCGGAGCCGATAAGCCCCTCCGCCGGCGCCGACCGCGGCCGGAGGATTCCTCGGCCCAGCGGGACGCCGAGCCGCCGCCCGCGGCCGTGCACGCTCAGTCGTCCGCTGCGAAGCGGGCAGCGAGAGGCGCCCCCGGCTGTCCGGGTCCGGGGCCGCGTTCTCCGCCGCCGCGCTCGCCCCCGCTGCACGTGCTCGGCTCGCGGGTGTGACGAATCCAGTACGCCCTGCACCCGGAATGAACCGCTTGAATCGGGTACACCTGGTGTTCATGGACACGTCGCGCATCGTCTACGACGACCGGGGAACCGGCGAGGCCGTACTGCTGCTGCACGGGCTGGGCCACCACCGCCGGGCCTGGCGGACCGTGGCGGCCGGCCTCGCGCCCCACTACCGGGTCGTGGCCGCGGACCTGCCGGGCTTCGGGGAGTCGCCCGCACCCGGCCCCGGGGGCCCGCGCGCCTACGACGTGGACTACCTCGTGGACGCCGTGCTGCAGCTGTGCGCCGACCTCGGGCTGGAGGAGCGCCCGCACGTGGTGGGCAACTCCCTGGGCGGCGCTGTGGCACTGGAGATGGCCGCACGCGGCCGGGCGGCCTCGGTGACCGCGCTGTCTCCGATCGGGTTCGGCTCCGCCGCGCGCACCGCCGGTGCGCGCACCCTGGCCCTGGGCGCCCGCGCGGCGGCCCGCATTCCGCAGCGCCTCGTCCGCGCCGCCGCGCACACCCCGCCGGCCCGCGCACTGGCGCAGCGGGCTCTGCGCGCCGACCCCGGGCCACCGGCCGCGCACGGCATCGCCTTCGACACCTCGGTGATCGCGCCGGGCTCGCCGTTCGTGCGAATGGCCCGGCACGTGGCCCGCTACACCTTCTCCGGCACCGTCGCCTGCCCGGTCACCGTCGCCTGGGGCGAGCGCGACCGGTTGCTGCCGCCCGCCGGGGCGCGGCGGGCGCTGCGCCGCATCCCGCACGCCCGCAGCGTCGTGCTGCCGGGCTGCGGGCACATCCCCATGGCCGACGACCCGCGCGCGGTGGCGGCCGTGGTCCTGCGCGGCTGCCGCGGCGCCGCCCCGTACGCAGACGCGGCGCGCCGCTGATCCGGCCGCCGGGCGGCTGCGGATCCGGTCCGGCGGCGGAGTGGTGCGCTCGGCTCCCGCGGGAGCCGAGCGCACCACTCCCGTTCCGGAGAACGGCGCCCGGTTCTAGCGGCGCTCGCGCACCGCGCGGACGATCTCCTCGGCGGCGTCGTCGAGCGTCACCCCGTTGTTCTGGGAACCGTCGCGGTAGCGGAACGACACGGCGCCCTTGGCGATGTCGTCGTCGCCGGCCAGCAGCATGAACGGGATCTTCTGCTTCTGGGCGTTGCGGATCTTCTTCTGCATCCGGTCGTCACCGGAGTCGACCTCGGCGCGGACGCCCTCGGCGCGCAGCCGCTCGGCGAATCCCGCCAGGTAGGGCGCGTGCTCGTCGGCGATGGGGATGCCCACCGCCTGCACCGGCGCCAGCCAGGCGGGGAACGCGCCGGCGTAGTGCTCCAGCAGCACGCCGAAGAACCGCTCGATCGAGCCGAACAGGGCACGGTGGATCATGATCGGGCGGCGGCGGGATCCGTCGGCGGCGGTGTACTCCAGCTCGAAGCGCTTGGGCTGCTGGAAGTCGACCTGCAGGGTGGCCATCTGCCAGGTGCGGCCGATGGCGTCCTTGGCCTGCACCGAGACCTTGGGACCGTAGTAGGCGGCACCGCCGGGATCCATGACCAGGTCCAGCCCCTGCTTCTCGGCGGCCTGGCGCAGGGTCGCGGTGGCCTCCTCCCACTCCTCGGGCTCGCCGATGAACTTCTCGGACTCGCCGCGGGTGGACAGCTCCAGGTAGAAGTCGCTGAGCCCGTAGTCGCGGAGCAGGTCCAGCACGAACGTGAGCAGGCTGTCCAGCTCGTCGGGGGCCTGTTCGCGGGTGCAGTAGATGTGGGAGTCGTCCTGGGTGAATCCGCGGGCGCGGGTCAGGCCGTGCACGACGCCCGACTTCTCGTAGCGGTAGACCGTGCCGAACTCGAACAGCCGCAGCGGCAGCTCACGGTAGGACCGGCCCCGCGAGCGGTAGATCAGGTTGTGCATGGGGCAGTTCATGGCCTTGAGGTAGTAGTCCTGCCCCTCGAACTCCATGGGGGGGAACATGCCCTCGCTGTAGTTCGGCAGGTGCCCCGAGGTCTCGAACAGCTGCGCCTTGGCGATATGCGGGGTGTTGACGAACTCGTACCCGGCCTCCTCGTGGCGCCGGCGCGAGTACTCCTCCATCTCCTTGCGGACCACGCCGCCCTTGGGGTGGAAGACCGGAAGCCCCGATCCCAGCTCTTCCGGGAAGGAGAACAGGTCGAGCTCGGCGCCGAGCTTGCGGTGGTCGCGCTTCTCGGCCTCCTCCAGGAACGCGAGGTAGTCCTTGAGCGCGTCGCGGCTCTCCCAGGCGGTGCCGTAGATGCGCTGCAGCTGCGGGTTGGCTTCGCTGCCGCGCCAGTAGGCGGCGGCCGAGCGCATCAGCTTGAAGGCGGGCACGGCCTTGGTCGAGGGCAGGTGCGGACCCCGGCACAGGTCCGTCCAGCACAGATCGCCGGTCTTGGGGTGCACGTTGTCGTACATCGTCAGCGCGCCGGCGCCGACCTCGACCCCGGCGCCCTCGGCGGAGTCGTCGGCGTCGCCCTTGAGGCCGATCAGCTCCAGCTTGTAGGGCTCGGCGGCGAGCTCGGAGCGCGCCTCGTCGTCGGAGACCGGGCGGCGGCGGAAGCCCTGGCCCTGCTTGACGATCTCCTGCATGCGCTTCTCGACGCGCTTGAGATCGTCGGAGGTGAAGGGTTCGGCGACGTCGAAATCGTAGTAGAAGCCGTTCTCGACGGGCGGGCCGATACCGAGCTTGGCGTCGGGGAACAGCTCCTGGACGGCTTGGGCCATCACGTGGGCGGTGGAGTGGCGCAGGATGGCGCGGCCGTCCTCGGAGCCGACGGCGACGGGCTCGACGGTGTCGCCCTCGGCGAGCTCGTGGGCGAGGTCGCGCAGTTCGCCGTCGACACGGGCCGCGACCACGGTCCGCCCGTCGGCGTCGAGGGCCTCGCCGGCCGTAGTCTGAGCCGCCACCGCACGCTCGGTTCCGGCGAGGGTGATACGCAACTCAGGCACGACGGACACAGTGGCTCCTCACACGTTGGTCGGCGAATACTCGCGGGGTTCGCTACGCGGCCCGGGGCACGGGGCGCGCCGCGCCGCTGCCCCGATGCTATCGGCTCGGCCCGCGCCGCGTGCCCTCCGCGGGCACGGCGGCCGGAGCCCGCGTGCGGCAGCGGCGCGACCGCGCTCGGCCTCGCCCCGGCCAACCGTAAGAATCGCGTTGGAATTCCGGGCCGCCGTATCCGGGACCGGCCCGCGGCGAATCCCGGCGTCCCGGACGCTTGACCACCGAAATCGACCGTACGCACCAGGAATCGACCATCGCGGGATCAAGTCGGACCGTTTAGGCTCCATTGGGTGCCACAAGGCCCCCGAACGGGCATACATCCCATCGGGAGCAGGCAAGACGGAAACGAGCGGGCCCGGGGGTTCCTGTGCGAGTCGTGGTCATAGGGGCAGGTATCGCCGGCATGTCGCTGGCCGCCGCGCTCACGCGCGACGGTGTACCGGCCACGGTCCTGGAGCAGGCGCCGGGCCCGACCCCCGACGGAGTGGGCGTCCATCTGACGCCCAACGCGCTGCACCCGCTGCGGCGCCTGGGACTGGGGCGCGCTCTGGAGCGCACGGGCGTGCGCCCCGCTTCGCGCGACATGCTGCGGTGGGACGACGACCGCCTGCTGGACAGCGCTCCGCTGGGCGAGGAATTCGCCGAACGCTACGGCGCCTCCCCGCTGACCCTGTTGTGCTCCGACCTGCACCGGGCTCTGCGCGAGGCGGTACCCGCCGGCACGGTGCGCTACGGCCGCTACGCCACCGACCTGCTGGAGGACAGCGACGGCGTCACCGTGCGCTGCTCCGACGGCCGACAGGTGCACGGCGACGTCGCCATCGGGGCCGACGGCGCCAACTCTCTCGTGCGGAGCCTGCTCAACACCGAGCACTACCGCCCGCCCCGCCGACTGCTCTACCGGGGTCTGGCTTCGGCATCGCGCGCGCCCGAGGCGTGCGGCGACGCGCGGGTGCGCGTATGGGCCGGAAGCGACCGCTACATCTCGTGCTTTCCCGTCGCCGGCGGGGCGCAGGTGAGCTTCACGGCG contains:
- a CDS encoding acyl-CoA dehydrogenase family protein, translating into MAHGLSAEYEDLRRTVEDFARTEVAPVIGDYYERGAFPYGIVAGMGSMGLFGLPFPEEYGGMGGDYFALCLALEELARVDSSVAITLEAGVSLGAMPIHRFGSDAQRRAWLPRLCSGEALGAFGLTEPGGGSDAGAPRTTARLEGGEWVVDGTKSFITNSGTDITALVTVTAATGVKPDGRPEISAVLIPSDTPGMSVGQHYSKVGWNASDTNELVFDGCRVPEENLVGERGRGYAQFLRILDEGRIAIAALGVGLAQGCVDESLRYAGEREAFGNAIGSYQAIQFTIADMEARVHTARLAYYDAASRMLAGEPFKKQAAIAKLASSNAAMDNARDATQIFGGYGFMNEYPVGRFYRDAKILEVGEGTSEIQRMLIARELGLPA
- a CDS encoding glycosyltransferase — encoded protein: MRSTGARAGSAVGHGTHANRSPTMRVLIFTHGTRGDVQPFAALAKALEAAGHEALLAAPQSSAALAAEHGVPFAPLDDGPLRMLEDRQLLGDVGGAGGGRGRLREAGAMLNIIRRAKADMVRVLDDMAAAADLFVADVVVHGMGYPGHHIAEYLGVASVPAALQPFWVPTAAFPNPMLPVPVPRALNRASHRFNTLVLRSYAGTEDDWRGRRLGLPRRPGRHRVLRRPDGSAAPLLQAFSRHLVPAPADHPEWVHTTGHWFLPAPADWTPPERLTDFLAAGDPPVFAGFGSMPGSDPAGLGREVVAAVRSAGARAVLATGWGGLAEAAEGEDVLVVREVPHDWLFPRVSAVVHAGGAGVAGAALAAGRPQIVCPFHREQRFWAERVHAAGLGPEPLPAGRVTAAALAERIRRAAGNRETARRTADLVRSEEGAAAAVPLIEAEAARGRALGGA
- a CDS encoding GbsR/MarR family transcriptional regulator — encoded protein: MSTAEERREATEQLALVLSEHGMQRMTARVMAAVIFAEQPALTQGDLAAELSVSTGSVSGAVTMLTSVGLVERVPAAGSRRDHYRLRDDAWARLFSKQNEVVAALLRMAEHGVEVTAEDGFAQPRLEEMRDFYAFMLGEFPALIERWREQRAARSR
- a CDS encoding alpha/beta fold hydrolase; amino-acid sequence: MNRLNRVHLVFMDTSRIVYDDRGTGEAVLLLHGLGHHRRAWRTVAAGLAPHYRVVAADLPGFGESPAPGPGGPRAYDVDYLVDAVLQLCADLGLEERPHVVGNSLGGAVALEMAARGRAASVTALSPIGFGSAARTAGARTLALGARAAARIPQRLVRAAAHTPPARALAQRALRADPGPPAAHGIAFDTSVIAPGSPFVRMARHVARYTFSGTVACPVTVAWGERDRLLPPAGARRALRRIPHARSVVLPGCGHIPMADDPRAVAAVVLRGCRGAAPYADAARR
- the thrS gene encoding threonine--tRNA ligase, whose product is MSVVPELRITLAGTERAVAAQTTAGEALDADGRTVVAARVDGELRDLAHELAEGDTVEPVAVGSEDGRAILRHSTAHVMAQAVQELFPDAKLGIGPPVENGFYYDFDVAEPFTSDDLKRVEKRMQEIVKQGQGFRRRPVSDDEARSELAAEPYKLELIGLKGDADDSAEGAGVEVGAGALTMYDNVHPKTGDLCWTDLCRGPHLPSTKAVPAFKLMRSAAAYWRGSEANPQLQRIYGTAWESRDALKDYLAFLEEAEKRDHRKLGAELDLFSFPEELGSGLPVFHPKGGVVRKEMEEYSRRRHEEAGYEFVNTPHIAKAQLFETSGHLPNYSEGMFPPMEFEGQDYYLKAMNCPMHNLIYRSRGRSYRELPLRLFEFGTVYRYEKSGVVHGLTRARGFTQDDSHIYCTREQAPDELDSLLTFVLDLLRDYGLSDFYLELSTRGESEKFIGEPEEWEEATATLRQAAEKQGLDLVMDPGGAAYYGPKVSVQAKDAIGRTWQMATLQVDFQQPKRFELEYTAADGSRRRPIMIHRALFGSIERFFGVLLEHYAGAFPAWLAPVQAVGIPIADEHAPYLAGFAERLRAEGVRAEVDSGDDRMQKKIRNAQKQKIPFMLLAGDDDIAKGAVSFRYRDGSQNNGVTLDDAAEEIVRAVRERR
- a CDS encoding FAD-dependent monooxygenase codes for the protein MVIGAGIAGMSLAAALTRDGVPATVLEQAPGPTPDGVGVHLTPNALHPLRRLGLGRALERTGVRPASRDMLRWDDDRLLDSAPLGEEFAERYGASPLTLLCSDLHRALREAVPAGTVRYGRYATDLLEDSDGVTVRCSDGRQVHGDVAIGADGANSLVRSLLNTEHYRPPRRLLYRGLASASRAPEACGDARVRVWAGSDRYISCFPVAGGAQVSFTATVPAGADDPGSYTARDRVRDLAEAFDGWSSAALGLVAAAEWVGVWGVHDHAPVPVWNRGRVALAGAAAHPTLPFFEQAPNQAIEDAVILADRLRDATALSADRALADYVRTRRRRTDRLHAVTDGILAALRTSGERTPEAWAQAVARAEKANADAIYGCGPEEDGGGRPAAAEPTAGPAGAASGRSGAGAVHRVRPHG